The following coding sequences are from one Methanosarcina sp. WWM596 window:
- a CDS encoding cytochrome-c peroxidase codes for MIKIKLWTLLLILLLTVLIGSASAELNETEQLGKKIFFDKISNPDSMACAKCHAPQVGFTGPIPGINLKGSVYRGAMPQRFGNRKPPSAAYATLSPVFHYDEEEDLFIGGNFWDGRATGEILGNPAADQAMGPFLNPVEHNNPSKLAVLEQIASSKYVGLWEAVWGPMSLDTQEEIDESYGNVGLSIAAYEDSSEVNQFSSKYDANLKGEAELTEEEAWGLELFNGKAMCSNCHPSEPGPYSDHPLFTDFTFDNLGIPRNPDNPVYDTEGRDWVDPGLGGFLETREEWNDTFNVTENMGKHKVPTLRNVALKPGNGFTKAYGHNGYFKSLEGIVHFYNTRDVLAGECDPFTTEKNALKMGCWPEPEVPINVNEDELGNLRLNVTEEKAIVAFLKTLSDGYYVPEVP; via the coding sequence TTGATTAAAATAAAATTATGGACGCTTTTGCTGATTCTGCTCCTGACAGTGCTCATTGGATCGGCTTCCGCAGAATTGAATGAAACGGAACAGCTTGGAAAAAAAATATTTTTTGACAAGATTTCAAATCCTGACAGTATGGCATGTGCTAAATGTCATGCTCCACAAGTCGGATTTACCGGACCCATTCCTGGCATTAATCTCAAGGGTTCCGTATATCGCGGCGCTATGCCTCAGCGCTTTGGAAACCGTAAACCGCCAAGTGCCGCCTACGCCACCTTGAGCCCTGTTTTCCATTATGACGAAGAAGAAGATCTGTTCATTGGAGGTAATTTCTGGGATGGTAGAGCCACAGGAGAAATTCTTGGCAATCCTGCCGCAGACCAGGCTATGGGCCCGTTCTTAAATCCTGTAGAGCATAATAATCCTAGCAAGTTAGCAGTATTGGAACAGATAGCTTCATCGAAATATGTCGGGCTGTGGGAAGCTGTCTGGGGTCCGATGAGTTTAGACACCCAGGAAGAAATCGATGAGAGTTATGGTAATGTCGGTCTATCGATTGCAGCTTATGAGGATTCGAGTGAAGTCAACCAGTTCTCCTCAAAATATGACGCCAACCTGAAAGGAGAAGCCGAATTGACCGAGGAAGAAGCATGGGGTCTTGAGCTGTTCAACGGTAAAGCCATGTGTAGTAACTGCCATCCAAGTGAACCTGGCCCCTATAGCGATCATCCATTATTCACAGATTTCACCTTTGATAACCTGGGTATTCCCAGAAACCCGGATAATCCTGTCTATGATACTGAAGGAAGGGACTGGGTTGATCCAGGTCTTGGTGGCTTCCTGGAGACGAGAGAAGAGTGGAATGACACTTTCAATGTCACTGAGAATATGGGTAAACATAAAGTGCCAACGCTGCGAAACGTGGCCCTGAAGCCCGGAAATGGTTTCACTAAAGCATACGGGCATAACGGATACTTCAAGAGCCTGGAAGGCATTGTGCACTTCTACAATACCAGAGATGTATTGGCGGGCGAATGTGACCCCTTCACCACCGAGAAGAACGCCCTGAAGATGGGCTGCTGGCCAGAGCCTGAAGTCCCTATAAATGTTAATGAAGACGAACTGGGTAATCTGAGACTGAACGTTACGGAAGAGAAGGCAATTGTTGCATTCCTGAAAACTCTTTCGGACGGCTACTATGTTCCTGAGGTTCCCTAA
- a CDS encoding nicotianamine synthase family protein: MVIEINESLELSTETVLGEILALHRDISVMSDDEILYGPLDQSGKLFRQLDYLITMDIENDAALEILQKKELDPVFADLSRFRSLYTVRIETEHANEILESNSPWDALEKFPFYGNYLKLVRTEYEGLRLSPRDRVFFLGSGPLPLTLIIFFRQHGVKSTGIEQDSSRANLSKRVLEKLGLSEAVTIINGNHFSLNGEGFALNLDTGIKALMIAAQAEPKKEILDHLFKVMPVGSRISCRIYEKGLMKLLNRNCLSDLPEGFKELGRVYPEPPVYNTVVFLKKKGKSFSRLCSSQA; encoded by the coding sequence ATGGTTATTGAAATTAACGAAAGCTTGGAGCTTTCAACTGAGACTGTTCTCGGAGAAATTCTTGCTTTGCACCGGGATATAAGTGTAATGTCCGACGATGAAATCCTGTACGGGCCTTTGGACCAGAGTGGAAAACTGTTCCGGCAGCTGGATTATTTGATCACCATGGACATTGAAAATGATGCAGCCCTCGAAATTTTGCAAAAGAAGGAATTGGACCCGGTCTTTGCTGATCTGAGCAGGTTTAGAAGTTTGTACACCGTAAGGATTGAAACCGAGCATGCAAATGAAATCCTTGAGAGTAACTCCCCCTGGGATGCTCTGGAAAAATTTCCCTTTTACGGAAATTATCTCAAGCTGGTTCGCACGGAATATGAAGGGCTCAGGCTTTCCCCCAGGGACAGGGTTTTCTTTCTTGGAAGCGGCCCACTTCCCCTTACCCTGATAATCTTTTTCAGGCAGCATGGGGTGAAAAGCACGGGGATAGAACAGGACTCTAGCAGGGCAAACCTGTCAAAAAGAGTGCTGGAAAAACTCGGGCTTTCCGAAGCTGTCACAATAATCAACGGAAACCATTTTTCGCTGAATGGAGAGGGCTTTGCACTGAATCTGGATACAGGGATTAAAGCCCTGATGATAGCAGCCCAGGCCGAACCCAAAAAAGAGATCCTTGATCATCTTTTCAAAGTAATGCCCGTCGGGAGCAGAATCTCCTGCAGGATTTACGAAAAAGGGTTAATGAAATTGCTGAACAGGAACTGCCTGTCAGACCTTCCGGAAGGTTTTAAGGAACTGGGAAGAGTATATCCCGAGCCTCCTGTCTATAACACCGTTGTGTTTCTGAAGAAAAAAGGTAAGAGTTTCAGCCGCCTGTGTTCTTCACAGGCTTAA
- a CDS encoding helix-turn-helix domain-containing protein, which translates to MTKSLQQIVNIGEALSHPLRLKLLYLLAERERYVYELAKDLDLSRQVVNLHLKRLEKAGFVESDLRLEDDDMRAKKFFKLKEFEVSLSMEDLKKIFE; encoded by the coding sequence ATGACAAAATCACTTCAACAAATTGTGAACATAGGCGAGGCCCTTTCCCACCCTCTCCGATTAAAGCTTCTCTACCTGCTGGCTGAAAGGGAGAGGTATGTGTATGAGCTTGCCAAGGATCTGGACCTCTCAAGGCAGGTGGTGAACCTGCATTTGAAGCGCCTGGAAAAAGCAGGATTTGTTGAAAGTGACCTGCGGCTCGAAGATGACGACATGCGAGCCAAGAAATTTTTTAAGTTGAAAGAGTTTGAGGTCTCCCTCTCTATGGAAGACCTGAAAAAGATTTTTGAATAA
- a CDS encoding alkaline phosphatase family protein, whose protein sequence is MKVLECSTIDIAPTISRLLKIPMVPPSGRVIPEIEEYAKERGCKRAVIIVVDSLGYSLYWHLSSVMKNLHELAEKGLLLKCRSPATITSPAIASIFTGYLPEEHKIYSTADIYAETSKNSENPKLKSIMEWAYRAGMKVAAVIETEGAESFRGRIKDFYGVPNSEDILDYDRQITEYALQSLNEKPDILAVHLRALDRYSHRVETWNEMKKAAKAIDKNLEAIFRNAEKGTIFFICGDHAVHGGKKWLKNATCEEIKNHEENYVALIVGCC, encoded by the coding sequence ATGAAAGTTCTTGAATGCAGTACCATTGATATTGCCCCTACGATTTCGAGGTTGTTGAAAATTCCGATGGTTCCACCTTCAGGGAGGGTGATTCCTGAAATAGAAGAATATGCGAAAGAGAGAGGCTGCAAAAGAGCAGTTATTATTGTAGTTGACAGCCTTGGATATTCTCTCTACTGGCACCTCTCCTCGGTAATGAAAAACCTGCATGAGCTTGCCGAAAAAGGGCTCCTGTTAAAGTGCAGGTCTCCGGCAACCATCACATCCCCTGCAATTGCATCCATCTTCACTGGCTACCTGCCCGAGGAGCATAAAATCTACTCAACAGCGGACATCTATGCTGAGACCTCAAAGAACTCTGAAAATCCAAAGCTCAAAAGCATCATGGAATGGGCTTACAGGGCGGGGATGAAAGTTGCTGCTGTGATCGAGACTGAAGGAGCCGAGAGTTTCAGGGGCAGAATAAAGGACTTTTACGGGGTTCCTAATTCCGAAGACATCCTTGATTATGACCGCCAGATAACAGAGTATGCTTTACAATCTCTCAATGAAAAGCCCGATATTCTGGCTGTACATCTTAGAGCTCTTGACCGTTACTCCCACAGGGTAGAGACCTGGAATGAAATGAAAAAAGCAGCAAAAGCCATCGATAAAAATCTTGAAGCGATATTTCGGAATGCCGAAAAAGGGACCATTTTCTTCATCTGCGGGGATCATGCTGTTCACGGTGGAAAAAAGTGGTTAAAAAATGCCACGTGCGAAGAAATCAAAAACCATGAAGAAAACTATGTTGCCCTGATTGTGGGCTGCTGCTGA